Genomic window (Deltaproteobacteria bacterium):
TCGATGCAGATCTTCGAGCGCATCCGCCGCAAGCTCCGCGGCGGGCGCGACACGATGGCGAGCTACGAGCGGCAGATTCGCGACCTGAAGTCGCCCAAGCGCGCGCCCAAGACCGAGAAGGGCAAGGTCGATCGCGAGCGCGATCTGCGCACGCTGCGCAAGCAGCTGCGCGAGGTGGAGATCGGCATGGGCGTGCGAGCGCCCGAGTTCATCAAGCGGATGGACAGCGTCGATCTCGCCTACGACCGGCTGATGTTCCACAAGAACAAGTTCGTGCAGCACAACCTGAAGCTCGTGATCGCGATCGCCAAGGACTACCGGAACATGGGCATCGCCTTCCAGGACCTGATCCAGGAGGGCAACCTCGGGCTGATCCGCGCGGTCGAGAAGTTCGACTACCGGCGCGGCCACAAGTTCTCGACCTACGCGCTGTGGTGGATCCGGCAGGCGCTGATCCGCGCGATCCAGAACCAGTCGCGCACGATCCGCATCCCGAGCCACATGCACGACACGCTGCTCAAGTACTACCGCACCTACAACGCGCTCTCGAAGCGGCTCGGGCGCGAGCCGAAGACTTCGGAGCTCGCCAAGGAGCTGAAGATCACGGTCGAGCAGACCGAGCGGCTGCAGAAGATGACCCGCGAGCCGGTCTCCCTCGAGACGCAGGTGAAGGGCACCGACTCGAAGGTGCTGAAGGACTTCGTGAAGGATCCCGGCACGGTCTCTCCGCTCGAGAGCCTCGACCGACTGCGGCTCGAGCGCGCGACCGAAGAGTCGATCTCGCAGCTGAACGAGCGCGAGCGGAACATCCTGCGCTGGCGCTTCGGAATGAAGGGCGAGCAGGACCACACGCTCGAGGAGATCGGCGAGAAGCTCGGCCTGTCGCGCGAGCGAGTGCGCCAGCTCGAGGCGCGCGCGATCGAGAAGCTGCGACACTCCTCCAAGCAGCGGCTGCTCGAGGCGTTCGCGGAGCTCTAAGCCGCGAGCCGGACGCAGTCGGAAGGCAAGAGCCCCTGGAGATCGGAAGGTCTCCAGGGGCTTTCTGTTGCTGCGGATCGCCGCCCGGGTGGGAAAAACGCGCCACATTCCCCGGGTGCCCGCCACCCTACATGCAGGAGCTACCTCTCGCGGAGTGGGGATCCAGCCCCAGAAAAGGCTTGGATTCCAATTCCGGGTGTGAGAGGGTTTCGAAGCGCTCGTGGCGCCGAGGGAGTTCATGATTTCAAGGGGAGGGGAAATGGTCGCTTTACGACTTTTCGCGCTTTTTGTTCTGACGGGGTCCGTGGCCCTGTCGGCGCGTGCGGACTTGTTTCCGTACGAAGCGGTCGGCATAGGAGGCAGCAACCTCACGATCGATTCCAATGCGAACTCGTGTGACACAGGCTTGGGCTGTTTCACGACGACGGGCGCCCGCTGCTCCGACAACCCGGACCAGCTCTGCAATCTGCAGATCGTCCCGGCCGGTCGCTGCACCTACGGCAATCTGACCTCCGGCGTGGGTCCGGGCAGCACCAGCTGCGTATGGCCGCACTGGGCGGGTCGCTGCAACGGCAGCGCGAACGCCAACAAGGTCGGCTGTCTGAACGACGCGCAGTGCACCAACGCCCCGGGCGGCGACGGCACCTGCGATCTGACCACCTCCGTGTACGGCGAGCTCGCCTCCGGTTATGCGGGGCAGTGCTCGTGCCAGGGCACGAACTCCGCGGCCGCGGACTTCGAGATCGCGATCTGCGGCGGCAGCCTCTCGGTCTGCTCCGACGGCGATCCGACCCGCGGACACGGCGGCCTCGGCGTGGGTCTCGGCACCGAGATCAAGACCGGCGGCGCCGGCTCGCAGACGTTCGCGAACATGGGCCCCTCGACCAACGGCTCTGCGACGCCGAACAGCTCGCCGCCGTACGCGATCGAGAACCCGCCCACGAACTTCGATCCGCAGCGCGACGCGGGTAGCGTCGCCCGCTCGCCCGCACAGGGAACCGGACCGATCCACCCGGTCCGCACGACCGACGCGCGCGAGATCGGCCCCTACACCCACCCGACGATCGGCACCGTGGTCGACGTCCGCAAGATGAAGGTGTACGGCGATTCGTACTGGAGCGACACCGGGTTCGCCTCGGCGGCGGTCACCGGTACCTACAACGTCCACATCGTGACCTACCCGTGCGACCCGGTCGTCGGCTGGGGACCCGAGCTTACGCTCACCGGAGGGCTGTACTGTCATCAGCTCGCGCGCGACGGCGTGAGCTTCCTCTGGGGCTCCGACCTCACGCCCGCTCAGGTCACGGCCTACACCTCCGGTGGACAGCGCGTCTGTCCGCCGAACTGCAACAAGGACTTCGACATCTCGACGATGGAGCTGCAGGCGTTCGTCGACGCCGGTCTCGCCGACCCGAACGCGGGCCTCCAGCTCGCGATCCAGAGCGGCGAAGAGGCGGCCGGTCGGCAGGCCGGTACGCGCGACGTGATCGGCGCCACCGCGACCACGTCGATGACCTACCTGATCGACACGGACCTGCGCTGCCGGATCGGCGGCTGGGGCAACGCCCCCGGCGAGGTCGGCCGCTGCAACAACGGCCCGCGAGCGTGCGTTCCTGGCACGGCGGGTGACGCGGCCTGCGCGGTCGCGCCCAGCAACGGCAGCAGCTGCCGGGCGTGCAACGGCCCGTACGATGCAACCACGAACCCGCTCGGTCTGCCGGTCGGCTACAACACGCACGGCCGGTCCGAACTCGATCTGGTCGCGGGCCAGCGCATCGGCAACATCGCGGGCCAGCCGGCCGACATCCGGGTGCCGCTGTTCGTCGTCGGAACCACCGGCAACGCGGCCGCGGACTTCCGCGACATCGCTGGCGAGGCGGGATCCACCGTGGACCTTGCCGACCTCGGGCCGGTCGATGGCGGCCTTGGCGGGTTCGCGAGCGGAATTGGCGCCGGAGGGACGTTCCCGAACGGCACCGCCCTGAACATCGCCGAGCCCTGCTGTGCGGGCGGCCTTCCGGTTTCCTGGGCCGCCGAGCAGGGTGGAACGGTCGTCAGCGGCGGCGAAGACGCCTTCAGCTACACGCACGCGGGTGGCACGTACACCAGCGACTGGGCGCTCGTCTACGAGATCGGCCCGGGTCCGGACGGTATCCCGGGCTGCATCGGCGACAACGTGAACGTGCTGAACGGTGCTGCGGCCTGCGATCAGCGCCTCGGCAAGACGACCGCCGGTTTGAAGACCGACGGCTTCTACAACACCGGCAAGGACGATCGCGCGCTGATGTACACCGTCGGAGCGGCCTCCAAGCCCGCTACCGCCTCGCGGTTCAAGTACCGCGACGCGGCGCCGGCCGTGGTGGCCTACTTCGGCAGCTCGCAGAACCCGCCGACCGTGAACACGACGGCGGCCTTCACGGCGCGCGACATCAGGCTGTTCGTCGACCGCAGCACGGACATCCTGGTGAAGGTCAACACGACGGTGTGCCCGCTCACCAACGCGGGCCCGCAGTGCACCACGACGGACGGCGATCCGTGCGCGGGGCTCGGCGGCGATGCCGACGCAGACGGCGTGTGCCAGAACAACGACAACTGCCCGGCGGTCGCGAACCCGACCCAGGCGAATGCCGACGGTGACAACCTCGGTGACGCCTGCGACAACTGTCCGGCGGTCGCGAACAACGACCAGGCGGACGGCGATGTCGACACCGTGGGCGACGTCTGCGACAACTGCCCGGCGGTCGCGAACCCGACCCAGGCGAATGCCGACGGTGACAACCTCGGTGACGCCTGCGACAACTGTCCGGCGGTCGCGAACAACGACCAGGCCGACGGCGACGCCGACACGGTCGGCAACGTCTGCGACAACTGCCCGACCGTGGCCAACACGACGCAGCTCGATGGTGCCGGTGGTCTCGAGATCCCGCCGGACGGCGTGGGCGATGCCTGCGACAACTGCACCCGGGTGAACAACCCGCGCGTGGCCTCGAACTTCCTCTCGACCAACCAGTGGGCGACGCTCACCGGCGGCCAGAGGGACGACGACCACGATGGGTTCGGCAACAAGTGCGACGGCGACTTCACGGCGTCCGGCGCACTGGTCGGCTCGGCCGACCTGGCCCAGTACCGGCCGAGCAGCGGCAAGAGCCGCACCGGCGACACCTGCGGAACGCTGGGGACGCACCCCTGCGCTCGCTACGACCTGGACGAGACGGGCGCTCTGATCGGCTCGGGCG
Coding sequences:
- a CDS encoding sigma-70 family RNA polymerase sigma factor; the protein is MSQGRWTESKTTDREHSNVDPDEEAARNRNTLLSYFNDIASIPTLTKDEEVMLAKEMESATHEMRSGILSVSFTWREAIDIWRGLQTENRVTAKMSEAYGSGTPEGEERGEKLDKCLKKVEALLAKYDEVAASGKEDKVALDKLGASIQKALREADLSMQIFERIRRKLRGGRDTMASYERQIRDLKSPKRAPKTEKGKVDRERDLRTLRKQLREVEIGMGVRAPEFIKRMDSVDLAYDRLMFHKNKFVQHNLKLVIAIAKDYRNMGIAFQDLIQEGNLGLIRAVEKFDYRRGHKFSTYALWWIRQALIRAIQNQSRTIRIPSHMHDTLLKYYRTYNALSKRLGREPKTSELAKELKITVEQTERLQKMTREPVSLETQVKGTDSKVLKDFVKDPGTVSPLESLDRLRLERATEESISQLNERERNILRWRFGMKGEQDHTLEEIGEKLGLSRERVRQLEARAIEKLRHSSKQRLLEAFAEL